From one Halomarina ordinaria genomic stretch:
- a CDS encoding CoA transferase subunit A, translating to MRDAIGHGVSDGDSVCLAGFTHLIPFAAGHEIIRQEKRDLELIRATPDLVYDQLIAAGCARKATFSWAGNPGVGSLPAFRRAVEDGVPTELELEEYTHFGLIAALDAGASNLPFAPLRGFIGSDLPDHNDNIARIESPFDDDDVYAVAPIEPDVAVVRAQRADETGNAHLWGIQGEVKIAALAAETVVLAVEEICTERTIRSDPNRTVVTSDDVDYVVHDPYGSHPSYAQGYYGRDNDAYIEWAEVASDADRVEAWLDEWVYGVENRREYIEKLGVDRLLELEPDRDYATPVDMGAYR from the coding sequence ATGCGAGACGCTATCGGTCACGGCGTCTCCGACGGCGATAGTGTCTGCCTCGCTGGGTTTACGCACCTCATTCCGTTCGCCGCGGGTCACGAGATCATCCGGCAGGAAAAGCGCGATCTCGAACTGATCAGGGCGACGCCCGACCTGGTGTACGACCAACTGATCGCGGCCGGTTGCGCGCGGAAGGCGACCTTCTCGTGGGCTGGAAACCCCGGGGTCGGAAGCTTGCCCGCGTTTCGACGGGCAGTCGAGGACGGCGTGCCGACCGAACTCGAACTCGAGGAGTACACGCACTTCGGTCTGATCGCCGCGCTCGACGCGGGCGCGTCGAACCTCCCGTTCGCCCCGCTCCGGGGGTTCATCGGCTCGGACCTGCCCGACCACAACGACAACATCGCCCGGATCGAGAGCCCGTTCGACGACGACGACGTCTACGCCGTCGCACCGATCGAGCCGGACGTGGCGGTCGTCCGCGCCCAGCGGGCCGACGAGACGGGCAACGCGCACCTCTGGGGCATCCAGGGCGAGGTGAAGATCGCCGCACTGGCCGCCGAAACGGTTGTACTCGCCGTAGAAGAGATCTGTACGGAGCGGACCATCCGTAGCGATCCGAACCGGACGGTCGTCACGAGCGACGACGTCGACTACGTCGTACACGACCCCTACGGCTCCCATCCGTCGTACGCGCAGGGCTACTACGGGCGGGACAACGACGCGTACATCGAATGGGCCGAGGTCGCCAGCGACGCTGATCGGGTCGAAGCGTGGCTCGACGAGTGGGTCTACGGTGTCGAGAACCGACGGGAATATATCGAGAAGCTGGGCGTCGACCGGCTGCTCGAGTTGGAACCGGACCGAGACTACGCCACACCGGTGGACATGGGGGCGTACCGATGA
- a CDS encoding Zn-ribbon domain-containing OB-fold protein: MTWEPRPVPDVTPETEPYWTAAGDGELLVRKCHDCGLVYHYPRSLCPDCFSEAVEWCETSGHGEIYSYSVARTMSGWPDEDLPLVLAYVELEAGPRIMSIVDADPSAVEIGTHVAVRFVDAADSTIAVPVFVPVTD; encoded by the coding sequence ATGACCTGGGAGCCCCGTCCGGTTCCGGACGTGACGCCGGAGACCGAACCCTACTGGACGGCCGCTGGGGACGGTGAGCTTCTCGTGCGCAAGTGTCATGACTGTGGCCTCGTCTACCACTACCCCCGGTCGCTGTGTCCCGACTGCTTCAGCGAGGCCGTCGAGTGGTGTGAAACGTCTGGCCACGGCGAGATATACTCCTACTCGGTGGCCCGCACGATGAGCGGCTGGCCGGACGAGGACCTTCCGCTCGTGCTGGCGTACGTCGAACTCGAGGCAGGACCGCGAATCATGTCCATCGTCGACGCCGACCCGTCCGCCGTCGAGATCGGCACGCACGTCGCGGTCCGGTTCGTCGACGCCGCCGACTCGACCATCGCGGTTCCGGTGTTCGTCCCCGTCACCGACTGA
- a CDS encoding enolase C-terminal domain-like protein: MSPTITRIESVEFGYDLPDVGYAPNGFSIVYEPGTTSERKLFALRVHTDDGTTGEYVGGNSPGAAQLNMIADYLIGKDPLERERHWSAFKRALRKYDWMGMGPIDIALWDFAGKYYDAPIHELLGSYRDSFPAYASTYQGDRNGGLDSPEAYADFAEACLEMGYQGFKIHDWGGDWTAPEETAAVVRTVGRRVGEEMDLMLDPACNPATFADALKIGRACDDADFLWYEDPYRDGGVSQHAHRKLRESLETPILQTEHVRGLEAHTDFVATEATDFVRADPEYDGGITGAMKIAHMAEGFGLDVEYHAPGPAQRHCIAATRNTNYYEVALVHPICPNTQPPVYADDYSDMLDTVDEDGHVRVPEGPGLGVEYDWDEIEAREIGRRTYA, translated from the coding sequence ATGTCACCGACGATCACGCGCATCGAATCCGTCGAATTCGGCTACGACCTGCCGGACGTCGGATACGCACCGAACGGTTTCAGCATCGTTTACGAGCCAGGTACGACGAGCGAACGGAAACTGTTCGCACTGCGGGTCCACACGGACGACGGGACCACCGGCGAGTACGTCGGTGGAAACTCCCCCGGTGCTGCACAACTCAACATGATCGCGGACTACCTGATCGGGAAGGACCCCCTCGAGCGCGAGCGCCACTGGAGCGCGTTCAAGCGTGCGCTCCGCAAGTACGACTGGATGGGGATGGGTCCGATCGACATCGCGCTGTGGGATTTCGCCGGGAAGTACTACGACGCGCCGATTCACGAACTGCTCGGCAGTTACCGCGATTCCTTCCCAGCCTACGCCTCGACGTATCAGGGCGACCGGAACGGGGGGCTCGACTCGCCCGAGGCGTACGCCGACTTCGCTGAGGCGTGTCTCGAGATGGGGTATCAGGGGTTCAAGATACACGACTGGGGCGGCGACTGGACGGCTCCCGAGGAGACGGCAGCGGTCGTCCGAACGGTCGGCCGGCGTGTGGGCGAGGAGATGGATCTGATGCTCGATCCGGCCTGCAATCCGGCCACGTTCGCCGACGCGTTGAAGATCGGCAGAGCCTGCGACGATGCCGACTTTCTGTGGTACGAGGACCCGTATCGAGACGGTGGCGTCTCACAGCATGCCCACCGGAAGCTTCGCGAGTCCCTCGAAACCCCGATCCTCCAGACGGAACACGTCCGGGGGCTCGAAGCGCACACGGATTTCGTCGCGACGGAGGCGACCGACTTCGTGCGGGCCGACCCCGAGTACGATGGTGGGATCACCGGGGCGATGAAGATCGCTCACATGGCAGAGGGGTTCGGGTTGGACGTCGAGTACCACGCGCCGGGGCCGGCACAGCGTCACTGCATCGCCGCGACGCGCAACACCAACTACTACGAGGTGGCGCTCGTCCATCCGATCTGCCCGAACACACAGCCGCCGGTGTACGCCGACGACTACTCCGATATGCTCGATACCGTCGACGAAGACGGACACGTGCGGGTGCCCGAGGGCCCGGGGCTCGGCGTCGAGTACGACTGGGACGAGATCGAGGCCCGGGAGATCGGACGACGGACCTACGCGTGA
- a CDS encoding CoA-transferase subunit beta, translating to MNYTNSELMVVAAARELDNDDSVLVGIGKPNLACNVAKRTHAPDLRMVYESGTIGSNPSSPPLSIGDPVLASGSVSIEPMRNSFNYHLQAGRLDVGFLGGAQIDKYGNINSTVIGDYDDPTVRLPGSGGACEIAGHVDRTLIVTPHSARRFPEAVDFVTSPGYVDGRRGREELGLSGGPEAVITDLAVCRFDDGGEMYVDALHPTTTREEVRAATGWEIPFADDYGRTSEPTDEEVRLIREELDPDGLYTDRE from the coding sequence ATGAACTACACGAACAGCGAACTGATGGTGGTCGCGGCGGCGAGGGAGCTCGACAACGACGATTCGGTGCTGGTCGGCATCGGCAAACCGAACTTGGCGTGCAACGTCGCCAAGCGCACGCACGCACCGGATCTTCGGATGGTCTACGAGTCGGGGACGATCGGCTCGAACCCGTCGTCTCCGCCGCTCTCGATCGGTGACCCGGTGCTGGCCTCGGGGTCGGTCTCGATCGAACCGATGCGAAACAGCTTCAACTACCACCTGCAGGCCGGTCGCCTCGACGTGGGCTTTCTCGGGGGTGCGCAGATCGACAAGTACGGGAACATCAACTCGACGGTCATCGGCGACTACGACGACCCCACAGTCCGACTTCCGGGAAGCGGCGGTGCCTGCGAGATCGCGGGGCACGTCGATCGGACGTTGATCGTCACTCCTCACTCCGCGCGGCGGTTCCCCGAAGCGGTCGACTTCGTCACGAGTCCCGGATACGTCGACGGTCGGCGGGGCCGGGAGGAACTCGGTCTCTCCGGCGGACCCGAGGCGGTCATCACCGACCTGGCCGTCTGCCGGTTCGACGACGGCGGCGAGATGTACGTCGACGCGCTCCACCCGACGACGACGCGCGAGGAAGTCCGGGCCGCGACCGGGTGGGAGATTCCGTTCGCCGACGACTACGGGAGGACCTCGGAACCGACCGACGAGGAGGTACGACTGATTCGAGAGGAACTCGATCCGGACGGGTTGTACACCGACCGAGAGTGA
- a CDS encoding thiolase domain-containing protein — MTATEPVSIAGAFEHPTREAPDKSTMQLHAEVAKGALEDAGLEKRDVDGYFTAGVPEYETGLSPLVMADYLGLDPSYTDTTDFGGSSYVAHVGHAASAIRDGRCDVALVTLAGRPRSRGQATGSGARELRTFQDSFERVYGATNVTMYGMAAQRHMHEYGTTSEQLAEIRVAASHHAQYNEHAMYREPVSVDDVVDSRMVADPLHLLDCCVVSDGGGALVVVSEDVRSKLDRDCVELLGFGEAIGHHDAGRIDVTTTAADRSGSRAFAEAGLGPEHVEYASIYDSFTVTVLEAIEDLGFCEKGEGGPFVEGGTLQAPDGDLPFNTDGGGLCSNHPANRGGMTKVIEAVRQLRREANPEVQVDADVALAHGTGGSLGTRHGAATVVLGREDR; from the coding sequence ATGACAGCTACCGAGCCGGTCTCCATCGCCGGGGCGTTCGAACACCCCACCAGAGAGGCCCCCGACAAGTCGACGATGCAGTTACACGCGGAGGTCGCGAAGGGGGCGCTCGAGGATGCGGGTCTCGAGAAACGCGACGTCGACGGCTACTTCACGGCCGGCGTCCCGGAGTACGAGACGGGACTGTCGCCGCTCGTCATGGCTGATTACCTCGGCCTCGATCCGTCCTACACCGACACGACCGACTTCGGGGGGTCGTCGTACGTCGCACACGTCGGGCACGCCGCGAGCGCTATCCGCGACGGGCGGTGTGACGTCGCACTCGTGACGCTCGCCGGCCGTCCCCGGTCGCGTGGGCAGGCGACCGGCTCGGGGGCTCGCGAGCTCCGGACCTTTCAGGACAGCTTCGAGCGCGTCTACGGGGCGACGAACGTGACGATGTACGGTATGGCCGCACAGAGACACATGCACGAGTACGGAACGACGAGCGAGCAACTCGCGGAGATCCGAGTCGCGGCGTCGCACCACGCCCAGTACAACGAGCACGCGATGTACCGGGAGCCGGTGTCGGTCGACGACGTCGTCGACTCGCGGATGGTCGCCGACCCGCTGCACCTCCTCGACTGCTGTGTCGTCTCGGACGGCGGTGGCGCGCTGGTCGTCGTTTCCGAGGACGTCCGGTCGAAGCTAGACCGGGACTGCGTCGAACTCCTCGGCTTCGGTGAGGCGATCGGTCACCACGACGCCGGACGGATCGATGTCACGACGACCGCCGCGGACCGCTCAGGCTCACGTGCCTTCGCTGAAGCCGGCCTCGGCCCCGAGCACGTCGAGTACGCGTCGATCTACGACTCGTTTACCGTAACGGTCCTCGAGGCCATCGAGGATCTGGGCTTCTGCGAGAAAGGTGAGGGTGGCCCGTTCGTCGAGGGGGGAACGCTCCAGGCGCCCGACGGCGACCTCCCCTTCAACACCGACGGCGGCGGGTTGTGTTCGAACCACCCGGCCAACCGCGGTGGTATGACGAAGGTCATCGAGGCGGTCCGCCAACTCCGGCGCGAGGCGAACCCCGAAGTACAGGTCGACGCCGACGTCGCACTCGCCCACGGCACGGGTGGGAGTCTCGGGACGCGCCACGGTGCGGCGACCGTCGTACTCGGGAGGGAAGACCGATGA
- a CDS encoding 3-hydroxyacyl-CoA dehydrogenase, translated as MGVTIDEVETVAVVGAGQMGRGIAAVAALSGYETALTDIDESQLEDANEAIEWSYGKAVQHGDTTEAGADAALERVTFTTDFEAAVGDAEFVTEAAVEQQAVKEDIFADLDRVAPEDAILATNTSGLNVTRLAETTAAPERVVGTHWFNPPMLMELVEIVMTEHTPRATADTAAALVESFGKTPIRCRMDVPSFIVNRLMRPYGEGPAWMVYRGEHAIEEVDSAMKYGEGFPMGPFELADFTGGIQIRVEGEADHLEDDRPMAYDTGVCPLLHQLYEKGRYGRKTDAGYYEYDERDEPRIPVDAGQGFDSLLVWAPIVNEAAKMVQHGVASAEDIDTGARLGGNWPTGPLEKADEVGADVVVRRLTEVASRHESTNKLAETLPCDLLVEKAKTGGTFH; from the coding sequence ATGGGTGTCACTATCGACGAGGTCGAAACCGTAGCGGTCGTCGGCGCGGGACAGATGGGACGGGGCATCGCCGCCGTCGCGGCGCTGTCGGGGTACGAGACGGCACTGACCGACATCGACGAGTCGCAACTCGAGGACGCGAACGAGGCCATCGAGTGGTCCTACGGGAAGGCCGTCCAGCACGGCGACACGACCGAAGCGGGGGCCGATGCCGCGCTCGAGCGAGTGACCTTCACCACCGACTTCGAGGCGGCGGTCGGTGACGCGGAGTTCGTCACCGAAGCGGCGGTCGAACAGCAGGCGGTCAAGGAGGACATCTTCGCGGATCTCGACCGCGTCGCACCCGAGGACGCCATCCTCGCGACGAACACGTCCGGACTGAACGTCACTCGACTCGCCGAGACGACCGCGGCTCCGGAGCGCGTCGTCGGCACTCACTGGTTCAACCCCCCCATGCTGATGGAACTGGTAGAAATCGTCATGACGGAACACACACCCCGGGCAACGGCCGACACCGCGGCGGCGCTCGTCGAGTCGTTCGGCAAGACACCGATCCGCTGTCGGATGGACGTTCCGTCGTTCATCGTCAACCGGTTGATGCGACCGTACGGCGAGGGGCCGGCGTGGATGGTGTATCGCGGCGAACACGCCATCGAGGAGGTCGACTCCGCGATGAAGTACGGCGAGGGGTTCCCGATGGGGCCGTTCGAACTCGCCGACTTCACGGGCGGCATCCAGATCCGCGTCGAAGGGGAGGCGGACCATCTCGAGGACGACCGACCGATGGCCTACGATACCGGCGTCTGTCCACTCCTTCACCAGCTCTATGAGAAGGGCCGGTACGGTCGGAAGACCGACGCCGGCTACTACGAGTACGACGAGCGCGACGAGCCCCGGATTCCGGTCGACGCCGGACAGGGGTTCGACTCGCTGCTGGTGTGGGCACCGATCGTCAACGAGGCCGCCAAGATGGTTCAACACGGTGTCGCCAGCGCCGAGGACATCGACACCGGTGCACGACTCGGCGGTAACTGGCCGACGGGGCCGTTGGAGAAGGCCGACGAAGTCGGTGCAGACGTCGTCGTGCGGAGGCTGACCGAGGTCGCGAGCCGCCACGAGAGCACGAACAAACTCGCGGAAACCCTCCCCTGTGACCTACTCGTCGAGAAGGCGAAAACGGGCGGGACGTTCCACTGA